The following are encoded together in the Strongyloides ratti genome assembly S_ratti_ED321, chromosome : 2 genome:
- a CDS encoding Astacin-like metalloendopeptidase — translation MLKSHIIILILNFYLLLIDNFSKCEKISITNLDSHLYRTKRAIFKNSKYFLGKMPIKYNTTTSIKNFNLEKALKMIEKDTCITFKKVDLIPENSQGFMYQTNLANFTFCGPQYPDKPQIIFLSKECNDDVGCHLRQTALSIGLVYQFNRPDRDDYITVNVSNAYWWVYGGGVLETIFSENEINLYNTSYDFGSITQLNGYEYSNNSKLVIKSKIPEYKNMMGQYYKLSFNDAKLLNHELCKGICVNNLKKCKNNGYQDPKKCYKCRCPNGFTGKYCQSVKESNKKCGSQILSAKKISKTLTNSGNRICNYHIKSQVGTRIEIDLKSVNTTEIIPCFENMGLEIKYRLDKGTTGLCLCGKYENIKLISDDNTVLISYNGKNEKHNFILKYKQI, via the exons atgttaaaatcacatattattattttaatcttaaaCTTCTACCTTTTGTTAATAGATAAT ttttcaAAATGTGAAAAAATTAGTATAACTAATTTAGATTCTCATTTATATAGAACAAAACGagcaatttttaaaaatagtaaatacTTTTTAGGAAAAATgccaattaaatataatacaacaacatcaattaaaaattttaatttagaaaaagctttgaaaatgatagaaaaagatacttgtataacttttaaaaaagtagATTTAATACCAGAAAATTCACAAGGATTTATGTATCAAACAAATTTAgcaaattttactttttgtgGTCCACAATATCCAGATAAAccacaaattatttttttgtcaaaagAATGTAATGATGATGTTGGATGTCACCTTCGACAAACAGCTTTATCTATAGGATTAGTATATCAATTTAATAGACCAGATAGGGACGATTACATAACTGTAAATGTAAGCAATGCATATTGGTGGGTTTATGGTGGAGGAGTATTAGAAACTATATTTTctgaaaatgaaattaatttatataatacatCTTATGATTTTGGTTCAATAACACAGTTAAATGGTTATGAATATAGTAATAATAGTAAACTTgtaataaaatcaaaaataccagaatataaaaatatgatgggacaatattataaattaagttTTAATGATGCTAAACTATTAAATCATGAATTATGTAAAGGAATATGtgtaaataatttgaaaaaatgtaaaaacaATGGTTATCAAGATcctaaaaaatgttataaatgtCGATGCCCAAATGGATTTACTGGAAAATATTGTCAAAGTGTTAAagaatcaaataaaaaatgtggTAGTCAAATATTAAgtgcaaaaaaaatttctaaaacaTTAACAAATTCAGGAAATCGTATTTGCAATTATCACATTAAATCACAAGTAGGAACTAGAATTGAAATAGATTTAAAATCTGTAAATACAACAGAAATAATTCCATGTTTTGAAAATATGGGTTTAGAAATTAAGTATCGCTTAGATAAAGGTACAACTGGATTATGTCTTTGTggaaaatatgaaaatattaaattaatttctgATGACAATACTGTTTTAATTTCATATAATGGTAAAAATGAAAAGcataatttcattttaaaatataaacaaatttaa